A window of Castanea sativa cultivar Marrone di Chiusa Pesio chromosome 1, ASM4071231v1 contains these coding sequences:
- the LOC142616215 gene encoding butanoate--CoA ligase AAE1-like, producing MEGQIRSSANYVPLSPITFLKRSALVYRDRTSVVYGDVRYTWKDTLERCTKLASALAQLGISRGDVVAALAPNIPAMYELHFGVPMVGAVLCTLNTRHDSAMVSVLLSHSEAKIIFVDYQFLHIAQGAIDILSKTRTKLPLLILIPESDQSSSNLSNTISTSKNLEYESLLLTGRLDFEVRWPNDEWDPISLNYTSGTTSSPKGVIYSHRGAYLNSLAVALFNEMSSTPVYLWCVPMFHCNGWCITWAVAAQGGTNVCQRNVTARGIFENISQNKVTHLGGAPTVLNMIINAAASERRTLPGKVAVMTGAAPPPPHVLFKMEELGFIVIHSYGLTETYGPATVCSWKPEWNSLPRDTQAKLKARQGVHHLGLEEIDIKDPVTMKSVPPDAKTMGEVMFRGNIVMNGYLKNLKATQDAFNGGWFRSGDLGVKHSDGYIELKDRSKDIIISGGENISTIEVEAALFSHPAVLEAAVVGRPDDYWGETPCAFVKLKNGCNASAEEIIKFCRDRLPHYMAPRTVVFEDDLPKTSTGKTQKFVLREKAKAMGSLPKKSISRL from the exons ATGGAGGGTCAAATCCGGAGCTCCGCAAATTACGTCCCTCTCTCTCCCATCACTTTCTTGAAGCGATCGGCTTTGGTCTACAGGGACAGAACCTCTGTTGTGTACGGTGATGTTCGGTACACCTGGAAAGACACCCTTGAACGCTGCACTAAACTCGCTTCTGCTCTTGCCCAGCTCGGAATTTCTCGTGGAGATGTG GTTGCTGCATTGGCACCGAATATTCCAGCAATGTATGAGCTACACTTTGGTGTTCCAATGGTAGGTGCAGTTCTTTGTACACTAAATACACGTCATGATTCGGCAATGGTATCAGTATTATTGAGTCATTCAGAAGCCAAAATCATTTTTGTAGACTACCAATTTCTTCATATTGCTCAAGGAGCAATAGATATTCTATCCAAGACGAGGACCAAGCTGCCCCTGCTAATTTTAATTCCAGAGTCTGATCAATCATCCTCCAACCTCAGCAACACCATTTCCACATCGAAGAATCTGGAATATGAGAGTCTTTTACTAACCGGAAGACTTGATTTTGAGGTCAGGTGGCCAAATGATGAATGGGATCCAATCTCGCTAAATTACACTTCAGGTACCACATCAAGCCCAAAAGGTGTTATTTATAGCCATAGAGGTGCCTATCTCAATTCACTTGCAGTGGCACTTTTCAATGAGATGAGCTCAACGCCTGTATATTTATGGTGTGTTCCTATGTTTCACTGTAATGGGTGGTGTATCACATGGGCTGTGGCTGCTCAGGGTGGCACAAATGTCTGCCAAAGGAATGTGACTGCAAGAGGAATTTTTGAGAATATTTCTCAGAACAAAGTGACCCACTTGGGTGGTGCACCCACAGTTCTGAACATGATAATAAATGCGGCAGCTAGTGAGCGGAGGACACTTCCAGGGAAGGTGGCAGTCATGACAGGTGCTGCACCTCCACCTCCACATGTACTATTCAAGATGGAGGAACTAGGATTTATTGTTATCCACTCATATGGTCTGACAGAAACTTATGGTCCTGCAACAGTTTGCTCTTGGAAACCTGAATGGAATTCTCTTCCTCGAGATACTCAGGCAAAGCTTAAGGCTCGTCAAGGGGTTCACCATCTCGGCCTTGAAGAAATTGACATTAAAGATCCTGTTACCATGAAGAGTGTACCCCCTGATGCAAAAACCATGGGTGAAGTTATGTTTAGAGGCAACATTGTGATGAATGGATACTTGAAAAATTTGAAAGCAACACAGGATGCATTTAATGGTGGATGGTTTCGGAGTGGGGACTTGGGAGTGAAACACTCTGATGGCTACATAGAACTAAAGGATCGTTCAAAGGACATTATCATTTCTGGGGGAGAAAATATTAGCACAATTGAGGTGGAAGCTGCACTTTTTAGTCATCCAGCAGTTCTTGAGGCAGCTGTTGTGGGAAGACCTGATGATTACTGGGGGGAGACTCCTTGTGCATTTGTGAAGTTGAAGAATGGGTGTAATGCCAGTGCAGAGGAGATCATTAAGTTCTGTCGAGATAGATTGCCCCATTACATGGCTCCTCGTACTGTTGTTTTTGAGGATGATCTGCCAAAGACTTCAACTGGGAAGACACAGAAATTTGTTTTAAGGGAAAAGGCTAAGGCCATGGGAAGCCTTCCAAAGAAGAGCATCAGTAGACTGTAA